CGAAATTTTTTAAGAATGAAAAACGAAATTTTAGAGAAATCATCCGACATGTTTTTACGACTGGGCTTCAAAAGTGTTACGATGGATGACATAGCTGCTGAGATGGGGATTTCAAAAAAAACCATTTACGAACATTATGCCACCAAGCTGGAATTAGTAAAAGCGGCTACTTTTTTCCTGTATGAGAAAATCTCATCGGGAATAGACCATATCTGTTCGCTGGAAAAAAACCCTATTGAAGAGCTGTTTGATATTAAAGAGTATGTTCAGAATAATTTAAAAGACCCGAATTCGTCTCCAATTTTCCAATTGCAGAAATACTATCCGAAAATACACGCCTGTTTAAAAACCATGCAGTTTGAAAAAATGGACCACTGTGTTATTGACAATCTGAATCGCGGAAAAAAAGCCGGTTTGTTCCGACCTGAGATCGATGAAGAATTTATCGGGCGCATCTATTATGCCAGTGCGATGAGCATTATGGATTTTGAATTGTTCCCGGAAGAAATGTACACCCGCAATGAACTTGATGAAAAATTGCTGGAATACCATGTGAGAGGCATTGCCACTCCAAAAGGAATTGAAACATTAGAAAAATTACTTAAATAATTAATAACCACTATATGAGAACAGGAATAACAATTGCGTTATTATTTTTTGCCATAATCACTCAGGCACAAGTTCAGCGTCTGACCCTGAAAGACGCTCTTAAATATGCATTGGAAAACAAATCTGATGCAAAAAAAGCGAAACTGGATGTCGAAAACAGTAGTCATCAGATTGCAGAGGTACGTTCAAGAGCGCTTCCGCAGATAAGCCTGAACGGTAATGTAACCTATAACCCTATATTACAGTTAAACGCATTACCGGGTGACTTTTTCGGACAGCCGGGTTCGACCATTTTAGCGCCTTTAGGACAAAAATGGAATTCCGTAGCCGGAGCAACCTTAACCCAGAATCTTTTTGATTATTCTATTTTCACCGGTTTAAAAGCGGCGAAATCCACAAGAGAATTCTACCAGGTTAATGCACAGTTAACGGAAGAACAGGTAATCGAAAAAGTAGCGAATGCCTACTACCAGGTTTTTGTTCAGAAACAAAAACTGATTACGATTGACAGTACTCTGGACAACACCACCAAAGTGCGAAACATCATCAGTGGTCAGTTTAAAAACGGTCTGGCGAAAAAAATCGATTTAGACAGGGTAAATGTAAAAATCATCAACCTGAATTCAACCAGACAACAATTGGTTAACGGTGTTCAGATGCAGGAGAATTCATTGAAATTCTTAATCGGTTTACCGGCAGCTACCCCAATTGAAATCGTAAAAGAGGACATTCAGGTAAAACCTTTTATGAAAGAAACACCAACGGTAAGCAACAGAACAGAGTATCAGTTGTTAGAAAAACAAAAACAATTATTACAATATCAGAAGCAATCGTTTGTAGCGGAGCATTATCCGACACTTTCTTTAACGGCAAACTATAACTATATCGGGCAGGGACCAAAATTACCGCTTGGCGCCAAACCGGCAGACGGTGTGTACTGGTCTGACTATTCCGCTATAGGACTAAACCTTAGAATTCCTGTCTTTACCGGTTTTGCAACCCGTTCCAAAGTAAGACAGGCCGATATCAGCCTTCAGAAAATCGAAGAAGATATGAAAGACCGGGAATTGTCGTTAGGACTGGAATTTGAAAATGCAAAATCGCAGATCAACAACAGTTTAATCACGATCAACAATCAGAAAGAGAATGTTAATCTGGCACAGGAAGTTTTCAGCAATACGAAAAACAACTATATCAACGGGCTGGCTACTTTAACCGATTTACTGGATTCGGAAAATGCTTTAACAGAAGCGAAAAACAATTATACATCCGCTTTACTGGAATACAAATTAGCCGAAATTCAGATCATCAAATCACAGGGAGAATTAAAAACACTTTTAAATTAATAACCATCAATCAATATGAAAAGAAAGATTATCACAGCAATCGTTTTATTGGGCTCACTGGGTCTGATAGGATATGTGTTAAGCAGTAATAAAGAGAAGAATGAAGAAAAAACGGCTGTAGTTGCGGAAACTAACGCGACGGTAGTTGTCAAAATAGATACTGTAAGAACAGAAC
This region of Flavobacterium inviolabile genomic DNA includes:
- a CDS encoding TolC family protein, translated to MRTGITIALLFFAIITQAQVQRLTLKDALKYALENKSDAKKAKLDVENSSHQIAEVRSRALPQISLNGNVTYNPILQLNALPGDFFGQPGSTILAPLGQKWNSVAGATLTQNLFDYSIFTGLKAAKSTREFYQVNAQLTEEQVIEKVANAYYQVFVQKQKLITIDSTLDNTTKVRNIISGQFKNGLAKKIDLDRVNVKIINLNSTRQQLVNGVQMQENSLKFLIGLPAATPIEIVKEDIQVKPFMKETPTVSNRTEYQLLEKQKQLLQYQKQSFVAEHYPTLSLTANYNYIGQGPKLPLGAKPADGVYWSDYSAIGLNLRIPVFTGFATRSKVRQADISLQKIEEDMKDRELSLGLEFENAKSQINNSLITINNQKENVNLAQEVFSNTKNNYINGLATLTDLLDSENALTEAKNNYTSALLEYKLAEIQIIKSQGELKTLLN
- a CDS encoding TetR/AcrR family transcriptional regulator, whose amino-acid sequence is MKNEILEKSSDMFLRLGFKSVTMDDIAAEMGISKKTIYEHYATKLELVKAATFFLYEKISSGIDHICSLEKNPIEELFDIKEYVQNNLKDPNSSPIFQLQKYYPKIHACLKTMQFEKMDHCVIDNLNRGKKAGLFRPEIDEEFIGRIYYASAMSIMDFELFPEEMYTRNELDEKLLEYHVRGIATPKGIETLEKLLK